The following proteins are encoded in a genomic region of Opisthocomus hoazin isolate bOpiHoa1 chromosome 4, bOpiHoa1.hap1, whole genome shotgun sequence:
- the GK5 gene encoding glycerol kinase 5 isoform X2, whose translation MRQIAGLGISTQRGTFITWHKRTGKPFHNFISWQDLRSAELVNSWNKSLLLKVIHVIFTVLHFLTGNDRYLAPSFLTFSTQQTSMKLSWVFKNMYEAEEAAKKNYCCFGTVDTWLLYRLTKGSVYATDYSNASATGVFEPFTKCWNPTLCNLLSIPMSIYPPVKDTSFNFGSADSEIFGVPIPIMAVVADQQSAMFGECCFDPGDVKLTMGTGGFWDVNTGEHLFASRRGLYPLIGWKIGEEVVYLTEGCMSDIGTAIKWAQDINLFTNVDETEKMARSIVDSQGVCFVPGFQVSVNDPYLCASFMGLKPSTTRNHLVRAILESVAFRNKRLYDIIVKKVRIPLQTVRADGGVSNNSFVMQMTSDLINKKIEKPASADMSSLGAAFLAGLASGFWTDKEQLKKLRQIEAVFEPQKDSEEYRPAMDTWLQAMKHSLHW comes from the exons ATGAGGCAAATTGCTGGTCTAGGCATCTCGACGCAGAGAGGAACTTTCATTACATGGCACAA gAGGACAGGGAAACCTTTTCATAATTTCATAAGTTGGCAAGACTTAAGAAGTGCTGAACTTGTGAATTCCTGGAATAAGTCACTTCTGCTGAAG gTAATCCATGTTATTTTTACGGTACTTCATTTCTTGACTGGGAATGATCGCTATTTGGCACcaagttttcttactttttcaaCACAACAAACTTCTATGAAGTTGTCGTGGGTCTTCAAAAACATGTATGAG gctgaagaagctgccaaaaaaaattactgctgctTTGGAACAGTTGACACATGGTTACTGTATAGATTAACTAAAG GTTCTGTGTACGCTACAGATTACTCAAATGCCAGTGCTACAGGTGTTTTTGAACCCTTTACG aaatgttgGAACCCCACTTTGTGTAATTTACTTTCCATTCCAATGTCAATTTATCCTCCAGTGAAGGACACAAG CTTCAACTTCGGATCAGCTGACTCTGAAATATTTGGGGTACCTATTCCAATAATGGCAGTG GTAGCTGACCAGCAGTCAGCCATGTTTGGAGAATGCTGCTTTGACCCAGGAGATGTTAAACTGACAATGGGAACAGGTGGTTTCTGGGATGTGAATACTGGAGAGCATCTCTTTGCATCACGGAGAG GTCTGTATCCACTGATTGGTTGGAAGATTGGGGAAGAAGTTGTTTACTTAACTGAAGGCTGTATGTCAGACATTGGCACTGCCATAAAATGGGCTCAGGATATAA ATCTTTTCACCAATgtagatgaaacagaaaaaatggcACGGAGTATTGTTGATTCTCAAGGCGTTTGTTTTGTTCCGGGTTTTCAG GTTTCTGTGAATGACCCATATTTATGTGCCTCTTTCATGGGGCTGAAGCCTTCCACTACCAGAAACCATCTTGTACGAGCTATTTTGGAATCTGTAGCTTTCAG aaacaaacGGCTTTATGATATCATTGTGAAGAAGGTACGCATTCCTCTTCAAACTGTTCG AGCTGATGGAGGTGTCAGTAATAATAGTTTTGTCATGCAGATGACTTCAGATTTAATTaataagaaaatagaaaaacCTGCAAGCGCAGACATGTCTAGTCTTGGTGCAGCTTTTCTAGCAGGCCTTGCTTCAG GATTTTGGACTGACAAAGAACAACTAAAGAAGCTAAGGCAAATAGAAGCCGTTTTTGAGCCCCAGAAGGACTCGGAGGAATACAGACCTGCTATGGATACCTGGCTACAGGCAATGAAACACTCCCTGCACTGGTAG